The Megalobrama amblycephala isolate DHTTF-2021 linkage group LG8, ASM1881202v1, whole genome shotgun sequence region TTGAGAAGTACTCAGAAGCACAAGCTTCTGGCCACTCACACAAGACCACTCAGACCTGCTCAAGTCGGCGCTGCCACAAGAGCAGAGGGACACAGCAAACTTCAGACTCCTTCGGACTGAGAGCAGAGGTAACAAACGCTTCTGTCATCAACCCTGGGTCAGTCTGAAACACTCTTCACACTACAACTCCCATAACCTCTTCCTGCAACCACCTGCTTCACGGGTGTCCGAATGACAGATGACACTGTCATGGCACCTGCTACCTCGACACCTGCTGAGCAAGCTCAAAGAGCTGATCCTCGCCACCAGCAAACCTCTTGCCCCACTAACTGACTTTAGAATGACAGGTGACACACTGTCAAGGCACTGGATGCTTTGATTCCTGCAGCACCAGCTCAGAGACCTGAGCTTACAGACTGTCTGCATCAACCGCCATGAAACGACCACCACTCCAGGAGACACACACAACCAGGGCCCATCACAGCCTTCCAGCCTTGTGTGCCAGTGATGTGTCTGATCTTCCGGCACCGTCAACGTCGCTCACTGTTGTCATAAGAGAGACAACAACGAGCGAAAGGGGGGGAAttatgtaatgactgaggcaaatcagacaattattggttagttaaccaatagttttaagctcactctggagtctgtccccatcccccgggaagttttcagttacaagtttattgcgctgaggaatgtggttgccgcatggagaacagagtagagacacagaatatctgcatcttccctgcattttccacacagaacacagactctatggcattaatgtatagacagactgtgctataaatgaatccttctcaggaaatggtatccattattactgatgttgtattgtactcattgtatttacatgtttgatgattgttaaatgttatgacctgcacgtaacttcaatcatgccatgtttagtgtctatacgttcgtagcgggaagatttaaatgctcgtgtatgcggtacatccatacctgtgcaacacattagtattaaaagaatatttaatagttctgattcaagaactcagcttgttaatctttctgggtcgtaaaagccctgacaggaggagtgttgccacccagaattacaacatcttcatcttcaacaactgagaggtgtgactttgaccagaggttaaaaaccagcgaacagtgccactccctctcttcttccttgcttctggacgaccgaacaaatctccttgcggccggcctctctaggcccggccgcaaggctgataggcccctggcctacaacacccagccatgtgctcatcacccaacagactggcaacaacttcagatgataacttcaagagttatcctcaacctgcagatccggcgctcttcagcctaaaggcatcttgcaagtatcgtacattttaatgctaaacagcgatttagtattgatttgtaaagtcttacctttgctattgccaaaagaaactgatgagtcctttccagattgcctttgacatttcatgtagctctagtaacagcatctcttccggttcaacactatcattactcattctgacttgcgtgtgtgtgtgtgtgtgtgtgtgtgtgtgtgtgtgtgtgtgtgaccctttatgtatgttatgttatgtgtttgttagtttagttatgtgtttgtgagttagttaataaagactgtacacaatacacgtttggttctgactccgtctgctaatgaattgcctcttaagtgatagatccggactacgtgctctgagtagtacagtacaataagaaatattatttttccataacttggaaattgacatttcttagaattaataaacaatcaacactgagcgttcactggacgaacaggttaactgattgtaatgttaattttaatgtagctacgtccagttaatctgattaacggatttgcatattcataattaatcataattaataatcataatgagttatgaataattattaatatttcccctttgagttaattttcgctacacagcggtagagttactcacgggacactgcacttattcgcaatcacaaaagttctttatttgcatgtgctttaaagCCCTGCCAGTTAAACCTGTCGTTCGTGTGCTGTTCTGAGATGCGCTTTTTCTGACCCTATACACCCGAAGCCTGTACACACACTTAAGCCTGTCAAACAGCACCTGACTATGGACTTCATCTTTCGCGTCTGATTGCGCtataatactgtcaaatacacaaaaggtttacataaacacagttggttatgtctgaaGTGAGTTGAGAAAATCCAGCgcgtgcaggtcttaaagtgacagcatcctaataatTAGTATGTGGAcccttgtccttaaagggatagttcacccaaaaattaaaatcctgtcatcacatactcactttcaagttgttttgaacctgaatgagtttctttcttctgttgaacacaaaagaaaatattttgaagaatgtgggtaacctaACAGTTGCTGGTCCCCATTAATTTcaatagtaggaaaaaaatatataatgtggAAATCACTGgggaccatcaactgtttggttacccacattcttcaaaatagtttattttgtgttaatcAGAGGAAATAATTATTGTGTCAGCAATATAtgcaatacaattttaaaatatgtatcatgcacattaaaaatattaatcagctcTACTTTACTTCATGTAAATAAGAGGCTGCAGTAACTTATTTCCGCTaatttctatatttttaaaataacatctATCATTTTGAGATAAAATGCAAGATAGAAAACCAGATGGACAAATCTCCATCTGAATGCATGAGTTGCACTGAGATGCAATGCAAATTGTTAGAACCATGGattttaatgaaatcattaAGGATTTCTGCTCTGTTAAAGTTagaaaaaagactatttaataGTAAGACCCTATTTatagtgatagttcacccaaaaaacacttactcaccctcatgatgttccaaacatgtatgagtttctttttttgtgttaaacacaaaagaagatattttaaagaaggttggtaaccagacagttgatggcacccactgactttttcctactatggaagtcaatgggtgccatcaactgtctggttaccaacatgtaacatgtaagtaatgacaattttcatttttgggtgaactatctctttaaagcaTTCATGGTAAAGTAATCATTGAGGAAGTATGACTGAAGTATGACAaatgtttttgctgcttttggCAACCTGTTTGTTTGAGTTCATATCTGGagttaatgcatttgtttttaatgtgttaaatagcatggaatatttagtgtgcttgtgcttatataaaataatttgataaaatgagatttgtaaaaatataaaaataacaatttaaaaaaaaatctcgtGGTACAAGACACTGTGTGGCATGGTAATCAGATGAAAGGGGGCCCTTGGTGTTGCTATAGCCCCAGGGCCCAATGTGTTCTTAATCCGGGCCTGATCGGAACATctctacttgagggtgagtaaatcatgggataattttcatttttgggtgaactatccctttaacacagtAATCTGAACACTTTGTAATTGTCCTAAACAAATTGTATGTTTTCGTTCATTTCACACAAATTGGAAATACATGTGAATAATTTTCTCAAAAACATTCAaccaaaattttaaaaaataatcaggaaaaaaaaaaaaaaaaaaacagcttttttttattggctttacacaattcacagacaTTCATGTACCATTTTTCCAAATGCAATAAACAAAACTCTGGAATTTAACAAAGCAGTTATTTTAGGGCCAACTGAAAACATACCAAGTGCATTTGATGATATGGCAAATTCCAGAGTTTTGTTTATTGCATTTGGACAAATTGTACATAAATGTCTGAATTGTGTATAACCAATATAGCCAATTTTTCctgatttattaaaattttggTTGAATGGATTAACtattatgaaaacatttgaGAACATTGTGCAtagtgttttgagaaaatgattcaaatgatttccaatttgtgtgaaatgaatgaaaacatacTGTCACGGGTGCACACAGAAACAAGATGTTAGGATCCAAGCACAGCATTTATTTGGTAATCCACAGGCGTACATCAcaaaacaggcaagggtcaaactccACAGCACAGTCCACATCAAACCAGAGACACAAAAGTGCACGTCACAAATTATAACGAACCACAAACAAAAGGtagaaacaactgagactaaatagacagaaactaatgagcaaacacaaaacagctgggtgcaatgaaacaaggataatgagtccaggaggtGAATTATGGGCAATGTAGTCTGAGGTGAACAATAGTCCTTGTTGGaatgccctctggtggctaaacagggtactccaactcatgatcatgacagtaccccctccttacagagcggctaccagacgctccatgaaacaaaaacaaaactctcaggagggaggtggactggaGGAGGACCAGGGGGAGTGACGGTGACCACGGGGGCTCTAAGAAGGTCGGGGTCCTGGCTGaatgccagggtggcgctggaagaactgaccaggcgggttccggcaggtctggagtcctggccgATTGCCAGGGCGGctctggaggaactgaccaggcaggTTTCAATGGTTCAAACGGCCtaggcggcggcggcagggctggccaagggtgctctgtggccgtatcagggagagtggacagctcggtgacggcctccgtggccgtatcagggggctggggctgctctaggacggcagcgggctcaggctggggctgctctgggacggcagcgggctcaggctggcAGACTGGTCCAGAGTCAAAAACACCAGAGTGCCTCCTCCAGGCATGCAAGACCACCAAAACATAAAAAGTGAAGACAGCCCTCTTGGCCATCGcggggctggagcggactcactggctggagcggactcactggctggagcggactcactggctggagcggactcactggctggagcggactcactggctggagcggactcactggctggagcggactcactggctggagcggactcactggctggagcggactctggggAGGCCTCCAGGCCTTGAGGGATGACtgaagccttcctcctccttTTACGTGAGTGAGGCGGTGACTCCGTGCCAACCTCCTCTGTGGATTCGGGAGTGAACTCGCGGGCTGGAGCGGAACCACAGAAGACTGATGGGCTGGAGGGGGTGCTGGAGGTAATTGAACCTGCCCAATCTTACACAGATACAGGTAACTAGAGAAATTCCAGAAACTTAGATTTCCCACAAACTCCATCTCCCACTGCGGCAGGGGGTCATCAAGACATTGGTTAAACAAGTCCCTGAGGACCAAATCAGGGAGATTAAATTTCTCAGCCCGCGACCAAAATTGTTGAGTGAACCTCCGCACCTCCATGCCCCTCTGCCGAAGCTCAACCAAATCTTGGGGACTGCTCCAACTTCCCCGTGTGCTGGTCGGTGGCCGGACTCTCCTGCTGCTCGATCCTTGCATTGGtggttcgttctgtcacggGTGCACACAGAAACAAGATGTTAGGATCCAAGCGCAGCATTTATTTGGTAATTCACAGGCATATATCAcaaaacaggcaagggtcaaactccACAGCCCAGTCTACATCAAACAGAAAACCAGAGACACAAAAGTGCACGTCACAAATTATAACGAACCACAAACAAAGGtagaaacaactgagactaaatagacaaaaactaatgagcaaacacaaaacagctgggtgcaatgaaacaaggataatgagtccaggaggtGAATTATGGGCAATGTAGTCTGAGGTGAACAATAGTCcttgttggagtgccctctggtggctaaacagggcactccaactcatgatcatgacaCATACAATCTGTTTAGGACAATTACAAAGTGTTCAGATCgctgtattaaagggatagttcacccaaaaatgaaaattatcccatgatttactcaccctcaagccaaaactttataaattaaaataactagcttccggcagatgaCCGTACACAgaatgcgcaagtcgacttgtgccaaatgagtaatcctctgatgcaatgtatgacgcaggatgtaggagtattgtaagcttagacggctttcgcggttcaaacaaataaggctgtgcaacaaatttaagctcctcttctcttatatcgaaatccttcAAAATTTCTCTTGAAAAATTATCGTTTTAGACTTATAATCCGTGAccggtgatttgttttgctctatcctctgcgttCGTCATTACGTTGTGTGTCAGGTCAAAGGATACTCTTCCGTCACAAAtcgacttgcgcattctgcgtGCGGTTGTCCACCAGAAGCTAGCTAGTTTCCACCGGAAGTTAGTTAGTTGTAGAGTTGCGTGTTGTCCACGTAACAGTGATAAGACACTCCAAATTGACTCATAATAGAACCCAAGGGTAGCATATACAGTGTGAACAGTAGTGGTGCCAAAATTGATCCTTGGGGCACACCACAAGTGAGGGGAGCCACTGAGGATGAATGAACACCTAAGCTAACAGAAAAACTTCTATCGGACAGGAAAGATTGGAACCATTGGAGTACTGTACCTATGATACCAATCGAACGTACCAGTCAAgatagggctggacaataattcaatatcaatatatattgcgatataattttttttgataacggtgatatgatttttaaacacatttccggtatttcgatatatacattacagcatttctcaggcgcagccgttagaaagagcagaacgcgaTTGGCTATTTGCGTGATGACGTACACCACAGAGACATGCAGCCACCAGCCAGTGCTCAGCAGTTGTACGCTAAGATCAAACGCGAACGCGGCAAGTTTTACAAAATGAGTACACCTGATGCAAATGCGAGGGAACAAGCTTCCACAACTTGATGAAATTATGTGTGCATAattacaccgtgctggttaatgtttgatgcaggagaatgtgtgaaataaaaactttaaacatggatactttattctgtatgagctatgtgtcacgttgctagtgttattaaactcatcgcagagctccgcgctgaaaccgagcatatgcgcgctccgcctgtatatttttcattgtgtttcaaactccagttcaaaccgcatcgcgagcaaaatacaaacaacgcACATGCTGCTGTGCTGAGTAAAACGGCCTACGGCTCGCatgtttgaacgcagctagagcaggcaaaGGTGAATGAGCAGCACTTTTGTGatatttgaattctccgctgtaatgcaatctcatgcaaacatattttccatttgtgctggtacattacagcaaaacaatccacttcCGAGAGAAGTGatgcttcctcatgcataataccgcaattataatcttatgcatactacagcgcagtgattggattaaatgagctttatgtcatgaatatatatgtcgAGATTCGCTCGAAACGGTCAACGTCAGCATGCTTGACCATGCTcatacttgggccgaaagtacacgattacgtttcaaacaggaagacagaaatcgctctgaaaatgcaaaaataactatttttcactttcacttttcacctttagtgttttcaatgatgtgcagtctatacatatctgtttacatctcaaaaaaagtgttttggggtttcatgaccctttcagaataataaaatcagcctacgttatggtttaatgttaaagatattaatattactaaagtgagtgagtcttatgtttatttttatgtttgtatgaaggctaaatgcaaataaaagctgaacaaatttatttgtactgtttttatttctaaaatattatatagttttataggaagagatttcatagatttggcaaattcatttttcagacatTTGTAGGTAGACATCCGTTGTGGCcgttcttggcagtttttctgaggctattatatagttcatatcgatatcggaattatatcgtatcgaccgaaattaagaattatatcgtgatataaattttggccatatcgtccagcccgAAGTCGAGATAGAAAGATCCTGTGGTCCACAAAGTCAAATGCCAAGCTCAAGTCTAGGAGCACTAAAGCCATAATGTCACCAGCATCTGtggttataaaaatattattaaatacttttaaaaaagcaGACTCAGTGCTGTGGAGAGTTTTAAAGCCAGaatgaaaaatgtcagaaatagagAGTGTACAGGTAATTCTGCAATTgaataaa contains the following coding sequences:
- the LOC125274249 gene encoding amelogenin-like → MIDSRDSVFKNEPPMQGSSSRRVRPPTSTRGSWSSPQDLVELRQRGMEVRRFTQQFWSRAEKFNLPDLVLRDLFNQCLDDPLPQWEMEFVGNLSFWNFSSYLYLCKIGQVQLPPAPPPAHQSSVVPLQPASSLPNPQRRLARSHRLTHVKGGGRLQSSLKAWRPPQSPLQPVSPLQPVSPLQPVSPLQPVSPLQPVSPLQPVSPLQPVSPLQPVSPLQPRDGQEGCLHFLCFGGLACLEEALWCF